A single Populus nigra chromosome 13, ddPopNigr1.1, whole genome shotgun sequence DNA region contains:
- the LOC133670450 gene encoding probably inactive leucine-rich repeat receptor-like protein kinase At5g48380, producing the protein MAVGGAKRALLLIHILSVAGNGYSSVQENNHGSDDHEHRKKLDSSLKSGFLIGYVFSSVSIITIFMSYCVPWARLIKRKGKEVTMKTPMMTSLMERQEMKRKEANVQNSELEKLVTRISFAALNIATRSFDQDNVIGVGKMGTMYRAAHRYDLFTAVKRLHDSQHLEKQFLSELIILGKFRHANIIPLLGFCIESRERLLVYKYMPNGNLHDWLHPVKCNAEKLDWHVRVKIAIGVARGLAWLHDFNNFLIVHLDICSRSILLDKYFVPKISNFGGAMHRRSNDKGLIASSKIGELELIKQDVYQFGILLLELIAVHDPDHNSKSSHTLEENLFERIAHLSSSSSGLFHAVDKSLLGQGFDGEILHFLKIVSSCIHPILDQRPTMLQAFQMLMVLRKRERCIENPKLLAQLTGRR; encoded by the exons ATGGCCGTGGGTGGTGCAAAACGTGCTCTTCTTTTGATTCATATACTCAGTGTTGCCGGCAATGGATACAGTTCTGTACAAGAGAACAACCACGGGAGTGATGATCATGAACATCGGAAAAAGTTGGATTCTTCACTCAAAAGTGGGTTTTTAATAGGTTATGTCTTCTCTTCGGTTTCCATTATAACTATTTTCATGTCCTATTGTGTGCCTTGGGCTCGTCTCATCAAGAGGAAAGGGAAAGAGGTGACGATGAAGACACCAATGATGACATCTTTGATGGAAAGGCAAGAGATGAAGAGAAAAGAAGCCAACGTGCAG AATTCGGAGTTGGAGAAGTTGGTCACAAGAATAAGTTTCGCGGCACTCAATATTGCAACTCGCAGTTTTGACCAAGACAATGTCATCGGAGTCGGAAAGATGGGGACAATGTACAGGGCAGCACACCGTTATGATTTGTTTACTGCAGTTAAGAGGTTACATGACTCTCAACATTTAGAAAAACAGTTCTTGTCTGAGCTAATCATTCTAGGCAAGTTTAGACATGCGAACATAATTCCACTACTGGGATTCTGCATAGAATCCAGGGAAAGGCTTTTGGTGTACAAATATATGCCAAATGGGAACCTTCATGATTGGTTACATCCTGTGAAATGCAACGCTGAAAAACTGGACTGGCATGTCAGGGTTAAAATCGCCATCGGAGTAGCCCGAGGCTTGGCATGGCTTCATGATTTTAACAACTTCCTAATAGTTCATCTTGACATATGCTCAAGGAGCATCTTGCTGGATAAATATTTTGTACCAAAGATATCAAATTTTGGAGGGGCAATGCACAGGCGATCAAATgacaagggcttaattgcaagtAGTAAGATAGGTGAACTGGAATTGATCAAGCAGGATGTCTATCAATTTGGAATTCTTCTTCTTGAGCTAATTGCAGTTCATGATCCTGACCATAACAGTAAATCATCTCACACTCTAGAGGAGAATTTGTTTGAACGAATCGCTCATCTATCGAGCAGTTCTTCTGGCCTCTTTCATGCTGTTGATAAATCTCTTCTTGGTCAAGGATTTGATGGTGAAATACTTCATTTTCTGAAGATCGTATCTAGCTGTATTCATCCCATTCTAGATCAAAGGCCAACGATGCTTCAAGCATTCCAAATGTTAATGGTTCTcaggaagagagagagatgcaTCGAAAATCCTAAGCTATTGGCTCAACTGACTGGTCGCCGCTAA